The following are encoded in a window of Cataglyphis hispanica isolate Lineage 1 chromosome 21, ULB_Chis1_1.0, whole genome shotgun sequence genomic DNA:
- the LOC126857526 gene encoding DDB1- and CUL4-associated factor 7: MAMHTVPPKRKEIYKYEAPWPLYSMNWSVRPDKRFRLALGSFVEEYNNKVQIVSLDEETSEFSAKSTFDHPYPTTKIMWIPDSKGLFPDLLATSGDYLRVWRAAEPETRLECVLNNNKNSDFCAPLTSFDWNEVDPNLIGTSSIDTTCTIWGLETGQVLGRVNMVTGHVKTQLIAHDKEVYDIAFSRAGGGRDMFASVGADGSVRMFDLRHLEHSTIIYEDPQHTPLLRLAWNKQDPNYLATVAMDACEVIILDVRVPCTPVARLSNHRASVNGIAWAPHSSCHICTAGDDNQALIWDIQQMPRAIEDPILAYTAAEGEVNQIQWGATQPDWIAICYNKAAEILRV, translated from the exons ATGGCTATGCACACTGTTCCACCAAAGCGCAAAGAAATCTACAAGTATGAGGCTCCATGGCCATTGTACAGTATGAATTGGTCGGTGAGACCTGACAAAAGATTTCGTTTGGCACTAGGAAGTTTTGTAGAAGAATACAACAACAAAGTACAAATTGTTTCACTGGATGAAGAAACATCTGAATTTAGTGCTAAAAGTACATTTGACCATCCTTATCCtacaacaaaaattatgtGGATACCAGATAGCAAAG gTCTATTTCCTGATCTTCTCGCCACATCCGGTGATTATCTAAGAGTGTGGCGTGCTGCAGAACCAGAAACTCGTTTGGAATGTGttctaaataacaataaaaattcggATTTTTGTGCTCCACTTACGTCCTTTGATTGGAATGAAGTGGATCCAAATCTAATAGGCACTTCTAGTATCGACACAACTTGTACTATTTGGGGATTAGAGACAGGACAGGTATTGGGTAGAGTGAACATGGTCACGGGTCACGTGAAAACGCAACTTATCGCGCACGACAAGGAAGTATACGACATCGCATTTAGTCGTGCTGGAGGTGGTCGTGACATGTTCGCATCTGTCGGTGCCGATGGATCCGTGCGGATGTTCGATTTACGACACTTGGAACACTCTACGATAATTTACGAAGACCCGCAACACACTCCGCTATTGCGACTAGCGTGGAACAAGCAGGATCCTAACTATCTCGCTACTGTAGCGATGGATGCGTGCGAGGTCATCATTCTGGACGTTCGTGTGCCGTGTACGCCAGTCGCGAGATTGAGTAATCACAG AGCTAGTGTTAATGGTATAGCTTGGGCTCCACATTCATCTTGTCACATTTGCACGGCCGGTGATGATAACCAAGCTTTGATTTGGGATATCCAGCAAATGCCAAGAGCGATAGAAGATCCTATACTTGCTTACACCGCTGCAGAAGGTGAAGTTAATCAGATTCAGTGGGGCGCCACGCAGCCCGATTGGATAGCCATTTGTTACAATAAAGCAGCTGAGATTCTTcgagtttaa